Genomic window (Streptomyces sp. LX-29):
GTCCGCGTCGCCGTCGGGGTCCTGGCACCCATGGGCGTCATGCTCGCCCTCGGCCTCTGGGGGCTCGACCGGGGCGCGATGTGGCGCGACGAGTCGGCGACCTATCTGGTGGCGCGGCGCACCCTGCCGGAGATCTGGCGGCTGCTCGGCACCGTCGACGCCGTCCACGGGCTCTACTACCTGCTGATGCACGGGGTGCTCGCCGCCGGCCGCGGCCTCGCCGCCCCCGTCGGCGACACCGAGACGCTGCTGCGGGCGCCCTCCCTGCTCGCCGCCGTCGGCACCGCCGGGCTGGTCGCCGCCCTCGGCCACCGGCTGACCGGGCGGGCCCGGGTGGGGCTGTGGGCGGGGCTGCTGTACGCGGCGACACCGATCGTCAGCCACTACGCGCAGGAGGGGCGGCCGTACGCCCTGGTGGCCACCGGCGCCGCCGCGGCGACCCTGCTGCTGGTGCGGGCCGCCGAACGGCACACCGCCGGCGGCTGGGCCGGGTACGGGGCCGTCGTCGCGGTCACCGTGCTGCTCAACGCCTGCGCCGCGCTGCTGCTCGTCGCGCACGCCGCCACCCTCGCCCTCGCCCACGCGCCGCGCCGCACCTGGCGGGGCTGGGCGGCGGCGGCCGTCGGGGTGGTCGCGGTGCTGGCGCCGCTGCTGCTGGTCTCCGCCGGCCAGGCGGACCAGGTGGCGTGGATCGCCGAGCCGCGCTATCCGCAGGCCAAGGCCCTGCTGTACGGGTTCGCCGGGCCCAGCGGGCTGGTCCTGGCGGTCAACCTGGCCCTGATGGGCGTCGCGCTGGCGCGACCGCTGCCGCCCGCCACCCCGCTGCCGCTGCCGGCGGTGGCGCTGCCGCTCGCCCTCGTGCCCCCGCTGCTGCTCTTCGCCGCCTCCCAGCAGGAGGCGCTCTTCCACCCGCGGTACGTGTTCTTCGCGCTGGCCGGGGTGCCGCTGCTGGCGGCGGCCGGTGCCGAGTGGCTCGCCTCCCGCATGGCCTGGCGGCGGCCGGTGGCGCTGGTGGGGGCGGCGGCTATCGGCCTGGCCTTCCTCTGGCAGTTCCCCCTCCACCAGCGGGAACGGGCCCTGTCCAGCCGGGCCGACAACCTCGCCGTGGCGGCCGCGGAGCTCGGCCGGGTCACCCGCCCGGGCGACGCGGTCCTCTACGCCCCCGCGTACGAGCGCCGTCTCGCGCTCGCCTACCCGCGGCCGGTCGCCCACCTCCGCGATGTGGCGCTCCAGGCCCCCGGCCCGCCCTCCGGAACCCTCTACGGGCGCGAGGTCGGCCGTCGAGAACTCGCCCGGCGGCTGGCCCCGCTGGACCGGGTGTGGCTGGTCTCCGAGCCCGGTCCACCCCACGGCCCCAAGCCCACCGCCCTGGCGGCGCGGGGGTTCCGGCCCGGCCCGTCGCTGTGTCTGGCGGACGGCAAGCTGACCCTGTACACGAAGGCCCCCAGATGATCAGCTTGCCGAGGCCGGGCGGCGAGCAACGGCCTCCCACACCCGAGGAGTTCCAGGCGGCGGTCGGCAAGCGGCTGGACGACGTGGCCAAGGTCCTGGCCGGGGCGCTGGTCACCGTCGCCGGGGTCATGACGGCGCTCGGCCTCACCAGCGACATCGTCTTCGTCGCGCTCAACAACGAGTCCTGGCCCATCTACGTGGCCTCGCTCTGCGCGATCGTCGCCATCGTCTGCAGCATCGTGGCGCTGCTCATCCGACCCACCCCGCGGGGCAACCTGTGGGAGACCATCGTCCTGATCCTCGGCGTCGTCTTCTACATGGTGGCGCTGAGCGTGGCGGTCGTCGGGGCCTCCCAGGCCGCCGGCGGCAACGGCCGGCCCACCATCACCGACGTCCGGCTCGACGGCCCCCGGTCCGACCTGCGGCTGAGCTTCGAGGTCCACGCGGACGGCGTCGACACCTGGGCGACCATCGAGGTCTACGCCAGCGCCGTGGACCGGAACGGCGACGCGCTCAGCAACGTCGACTTCTACTCCAGCGTCCTGCGGCCCGACGACAGGGGAGACGTGAGCCAGCGGATCAGCACCCCCGCGACCCTCCCCGCGAAGGCCTGGGGCATCCAGATCAGCGCGCTCGCCGCCGATGGCCCCGAGGAGTGCGAGAAGCTCACCCAGCACGGACCGGCCTGCGTGGAGGTGCAGGTGCCGTAGCGGGAGGCGGCCCGGCGCCTGCCGGACCGTCAGGCTCGGCGTCGGCGGATCAGGTACGCCACCGCGACGACGCCGAGCAGCGGGCCCCAGAGGAGCAGGGGGGCGTAGCAGAGGGTCATCACGGTGCGGCCCGCGCCGTGCGGGGAGTCCGGCGCGTCCATGTTCTCGTTCCAGCCGCCGGCGAGGGCCGTGAGGGACAGGGCGGTGAGGGCCGCCGCACCGGTGATCGCCGGGATGAAGGCCAGCAGCGGGGGGATGCGGCGGCCGCCGAGGCCGGGGACCCAGCGGGGGATCACCTCGCCCCAGCGGTGGATCAGGCCGAGGGTCAGCAGGCCGAGGGTCTCGGCGAAGAGCGAGAGGCCGATCAGGTAGAGGGACATGCCCCAGCCGATCTCGCTCTGGTGGAGGCCCGAGCCGGGGGCGAAGCCGAGCGGGACGCCGAACGCGCCGGCGACCCGCCACAGTCCCGACGCCAGCGGGGTCAGCGCGGCGATGTGGGCCGTGCGCCGGACCCACGGCGCGGGCTCGGTGCGAGCGGTGCCGGGCAGCGGGACGGAGGCGGTCGCCACGGTGGACTCCCTGGTGTGGTGGGCGAGTTCGATGTGTCGATCCTCGCTGTGGAGACCCTCGCGTCGCGTCCGGCCGTGGTCGTCATTCCGGCGGCCGGTGCTCGGCCCGTCGTCTGACGTCCGATGAGACGTGAGAGGGAGTCCGTACACCCGCCCGTCAGCCCTCGGCCGCACGCCGGTGTCAGACCGCGGCCGCACCCCGTGTCATAACTCCCCGTCAGACGTCCGTCTCCCCCCAGCAGCACCCGCCGCACCCCGTGTCATAGCTCCCGGTCAGGCCCCCGCCGCACCCGTGCCGTAGCTCCCGGTCAGACCCCCGTCTCCCCCAGCAGCACCCGCCGCACCCCGCGCCATAGCGCCCGGTCAGACCCCCGTCTCCCCCAGCAGCACCCGCCGCACCACCCGCTCCGCGGCCCGGCCGTCGTCGTAGCGGCAGAAGCGTTCCCGGAAGGCCGCCCGCAGCGCGGTGGCGGACGCGTCGTTCCAGCGACCCTCGCGGAAGACGGCGATGAGTTCGTCCTCGGTGCGGGCGACGGCGCCGGGGGTGTCGCCGGGGCGGCCGGAGAGCAGGTCGAAGTAGACGCCGCGGGTGGCGCGGTAGAGCTCCCAGTCGTCGGCGTAGACGACGATCGGCCGGTCGAGGTCGGCGTAGTCGAACATGATGGAGGAGTAGTCGGTCAGCAGCGCGTCGGCGGCCAGGCACAGGTCCTCCACCCGGGGGTGCGCGGAGACGTCGATGACCAGGCCCGCCTCGGCCAGCCCCGCCAGGTCCGCCTGCGCCCCGTAGGAATAGTGGGCCCGCACCAGCAGCACCGTGTCCGGCCCCAGCGCCCGGCTGACCCGCCCCAGGTCCAGGCGGGGGGTGAAGGAGTGCTGGTAGTCGCGGAGGGTGGGGGTGTAGAGGATCGCGGTGCGCTCGGCGGGGATGCCCAGTTCGGCGCGGAGGGCCGCGATCTCGGCCCGGCCGGCGCTGAAGTAGACGTCGTTGCGCGGATAGCCGTATTCGAGGATCTCGTACGAGGCCGGGTAGACCCGCTCCCAGACCTCGCTGGAGTGCTGGTTGGAGGAGAGCACGTAGTCCCAGCGGTCCACCCGGCGCAGCAGGCTGCGGAAGCTCATGCCGCGGGCCGCCGCCGGATAGTGCTGCTGGTCCAGGCCCATGCACTTCAGCGGGGTGCCGTGCAGGGTCTGCAGATGGATCTGTCCGGGCCGCTTGACCAGGTCGTTGGCGAAGTTGACGTTGTTGACGAGGTACTTGGCGCGGGCGATGGCCTGGTAGTACCCGCGGGTGCCGGGCAGCACGTAGTCGACGTCCCGCGGGACGGTCTCCAGCTGCGACGGGCGGACCACCCACACCCCGTGGATGTGCGGCGCCAGCTCCCGCGCCGCGTAGTAGACGGCGGCCGGATTGCACAGCACCCCGCGGTTCCAGTAGGCGGAGTAGACGGCCAGCCGGTCGTCCAGCGGCAGCCGCCGGTGCACCCGGTACAGCGCCCGCTTGGCCCGCGCGGCCAGCGGGTGGCGGACCTTCCGGCGCAGCCAGCGAGTCCCGGCGGAGGGCCGCGCGGACGCCTCCCGGGCCAGGTAGCGCGCGAAGGAACCGCGGGCCAGCGCCTCGAAGCGCTCGGCGTCCTCGGGCGGCGCGGTGAAGCCCGGCGGCACGTGCACGAGGTACCAGCCCGACGCCCGCTGGAAGAAGCGCAGCCGGTCGCGGGGGGCCACCCGCGAGGGGTTGTCCAGGCAGAACAGGAAGTGTGAGACGGCCCGTTCGAAGAGGGCGGGGCGCAGCGGTTCCAGCCGCGGGCGGTCGTCGAGGAAGTCGAAGAGGCGCGCGTACTGCTCGAAGATGACGAAGTGCTCCTCGCCGGGGCTGCGGGTGCTGGCCCCGGTGCGCCGCTGCCGGTACTCCAGCCCCACCAGGGGCACACAGGCGAGCCGCTCGGCCGTCAGCATGGTCTTGTACGACAGCAGGGCGTCCTCGTAGATACCCTCACTGAAGGCGAACCGGTGTTCGGTGTAGAACTCCCGGCGGTAGACGCGGTTGGAGGACATCGCGAACAGCCGCAGGAACTCGGGGCGTTCCAGGATGGAGAAGACGTCCGTGCCGGCGGACTCCAGCAGCGGCCCGAAGAGGCTGGACTCCCGCCGGTCCCACCAGTAGGTGCGCACATGGTCGAAGTAGAGGATGTCCGGGTCGGCGGTGCGGGCGAGCCGGTCGGCCAGGCCGCGCAGGGTGCCGGGGGCGAGGGTGTCGTCGCCGTCGAGGAAGAGCAGGTAGTCGCCGGTGGCCCGGGCCACGCCGGCGTTCCTGGCCCGGCCCGGGCCCTGGTTGACCTCCAGGTGCGCCGGGACCACCCGCTCGTCCCGCGCCGCGTACTCGTCGATGATGGCGCCGCAGTGGTCCGGCGACCGGTCGTCGACCGCCACCACCTCGATGTCGTGGAACGACTGGGTCAGGGCCGAGTCGAGGCACTCGCGCAGATAGCCCTGCACCCGGTAGGCGGCGACGATGATGCTGAAGCGGGGCATGACGCCCTCCTCCCGTAACGGACCGGGGTCACCGGGGTCTCGGCCGGCGACGGACCGGGATCACCGGGTTGTCGGCGCTCAACGGCGCGAGACCACGTCGAGGGTGACGGCGGGCGGGCCGTGGGGCCGCGCGGCCGGGGCCGGGGTGCGGTCCGCGAGCGGCACCACCGGCGGCCCGTCGTCGGTCTCGCCGAGGAAGACCCGCCGCACCACGCGCTCGGCGGCCCGCCCGTCGTCCCAGGGGCAGAAGCGTTCCCGGAAGGCGGTGCGCCGCCCGGCCGCGGTGGACTCGCGCCAGCCGCCCTCGCGGAACACCGCGATCAGCTCGTCCTCGGTGCGGCAGACCGGCCCCGGCGCGTCCTCGCCGGTGAGGTCGAGATAGACGCCGCGGGTGGCGCGGTAGGCGTCCCAGTCGTCGGCGTAGACGACGATCGGGCGGTCCAGGTTGGCGTAGTCGACCATGAGGGAGGAGTAGTCGGTGATCAGCGCGTCGGCGGCCAGGCACAGCTCCTCCACGCTGCCGTGCGCCGAGACGTCGATGACCCCCGCCGCCCCGGCCGCTCCCCCCTCCACGCCCGGCCCCTGACCGCCGTCGGCGAAGTAGTGCGCGCGGACCAGCAGGGTGAACTGCGGGCCCAGCGCGTGCGCGACCCGGCCCACGTCCAACCGGGGCGCGTGATCGCGCGCGTAGTCGCGGTGGGTGGGCGCGTACAGCACGGCGGTGGCGTGCGGCGCGATGCCGAGCGCCGCGCGGATGCGCCGGACGTCCTCGGCGGTGGCGCGCTGGTAGACGTCGTTGCGCGGATAGCCGTAGCCGAGCGTGGTGTAGCCGGAGGGGTAGACGCGCTCCCAGGTGAGGGTGGAGTGCCGGTTGGCGGAGAGGCTGTAGTCCCAGCGGTCGACCCGCTTCAGCAGCCGCTCGAAGTCCATGGCGTGCGCGGCCGCCGGATGGTCCTGGAGGTCCAGGCCCATGTGCTTGAGCGGGGTGCCGTGGTGGGTCTGGAGGTGGATCTGGCCGGGCCGCTTGCGCAGCCGGTCGGTGAAGTTGACGTTGTTGACCAGGAAGCGGGCGCGGGCCAGGGCGGTCCAGTACGCGGCCGAGCCGGGCTGGATCCGCCGCACGCCCGGCGGCAGGGTGTGCGCGTACGCCTCGCCGGTGATCCACGCGGTGCGCAGGTGCGGCGCCAGCCGTCGCACCTCGGCCTCGATGGCCGCCGGGTTGCAGGCGTAGCCGCGGTGCCAGTAGGCGGCGAAGACGGCCAGCCGCGGATCGAGGCGCCGGTGGCGCTGGAGCAGGTAGTGCGCGCGCAGCACCCCGGTCCGCAGCGCCCGGTAGCAGCCGCCGGCCAGTCGCCGGCCGCCGCGCCACAGCCGCCGCGCCGCGCTCAGGAACCCGTACGCCCGGCAGGCGCCGAGCCGCAGCAGCGTGGAGCGCAGCCGGATGCGGCGCCGGGCGGCCCGGCCGAGCGCGCCGTGGGTGTGGTGGCGGCGGTGGTGGGCGCGGGTGCGGCGGGCGAAGTCGGCGCGGGTGCCCGGCGGCAGCCGGCCCGGCGCGGCGTAGATCGCGGAGAGGTGCTCCAGCATCCGCTGGAAGAGCACGGGGCGCCAGTGGGCCAGTTCGGGCCGGCTGTCGACGAACGCGAAGACGCGGTCGTACTGGTCGAAGACGTCGAAGTGGGCATGGCTGGTGGTGCGCAGGATCGAGCCGCGCCGGCGCTGCCGGTAGTGCACGCAGACCCGGTCCAGGGTGGCGACCGAGCGGGCGCACAGCAGCACCGGGTAGGTCCAGGGGGTGTCCTCGTAGATGCCGGGCGGGAAGGCGAAGCCCTCGCGCTGGATGAAGTCCCGGCGGTACGCCTTGTTCCACGCCACCATCAGCAGCCGCAGCAGCTCGGGGCGGTCGGCGAGCCGGAAGACCTCGGGCACGTCGGTGCCGGCCGGGCCGCGCTGGGCGAGCAGCCCGGCGCGCACGTTGCGCACCGTCACGCCGGTCCAGTACACCCGCGCGTAGTCGAAGAGCAGCACCTCCGGGTCGGCGATGGCGCGCAGCCGCTCGTCGATCGCGCGCAGCGCGCCGGGCGCCAGGGTGTCGTCGCCGTCGAGGAAGAGCAGGTAGTCGCCGGTGGCCTGGCGCAGCCCGGCATTGCGGGCCGGGCCCAGGCCCGTGTTCTCGGGGAGATGGACGGGGCGCACCCGCGGGTCCTGGGCGGCCAACTCGTCGATGATGGCGCCGCAGGCGTCCGGGGAGGCGTCGTCGACCGCGATCAGCTCCAGGTCGGTGTGGTCCTGCGTCAGCACGGAGCGCAGGCAGTCGTGGAGGTACGCCTGGACCTTGTACGCGGGGACGATGACGCTGAACCGGGGCACGGCGGATCCCAGGGGTCGGGGACGCGGGCGAGAAAGGTTGTCCCACTATCACGTAAACAGAGGGGAGTGAACCGTTTTTGCGGCGCTGGGCGGGGAGAGCCGCCCCGTTTGGCGCACAAGCCCGCCGCCGTGCCCGCACCGTCCCCGTAGCGCTCTGGCCCCGCTGTGCCCCGCTGTGCCCCCGTCGCGCCCCGCCCCGCCGTGTCCGTACGCCCCCGTACCCCTGGCGCTACGGCCCCGGCTACTTCACCGCGCCCGCCATCACGCCCGACACGAACTGCCGTTGGAAGGCGAAGAAGACGGCCAGCGGCACCACCATCGAGATGAAGGCGCCGGGACCGAGCACGTCGATGTTGTTGCCGAACTGCCGGACCTGCTGCTGGAGCGCGACCGTGATCGGCGGGTTGCCGCTGTCCGCGAAGATCAGCGCGACCAGCATGTCGTTCCACACCCACAGGAACTGGAAGATGCCCAGCGAGGCGATGGCCGGGCCGCCCAGCGGCAGCACCACCCGGAAGAACAGCCGCAGCTCGCCCGCCCCGTCCAGCCGCGCCGCCTCCAGCAGCTCGCGCGGGATCTCGGCGAAGAAGTTGCGCAGCAGGAAGATCGCGAAGGGCAGGCCGAAGGCGGTGTGGAAGAGCACCACGCCGGTGGTGGTCTCGAAGATGCCGATCTCGCCGAAGAGCTTGGCCACCGGGATCAGCGCCACCTGCACGGGGACCACGAGCAGGCCGACGACCAGCAGGAACCACCAGTCGCGGCCGGGGAAGTCCATCCAGGCGAAGGCGTACCCGGCGAGCGCGCCGATCAGCACCACCAGCACCGTGGCCGGGACGGTGATCGCGGCCGTGGTCCACAGCGAGTCGGTGATCCGCTCGTTGTTCAGCAGGTCCTCGTAGGCGCCGAAGGTGAGCTGGCCCGGGTCGTCGAAGACCTTCCACCAGCCGGAGACGTCCACGTCGGCCGGGTCGCGCAGCGAGGAGAGCAGCAGCCCGACGGTGGGCAGCAGCCAGAAGAGCCCCACCAGGATCAGAAAGATCCGGGTCGCCCCGCCGCCGGCCCGGGCCGCGATCCGCGCGGGCAGCGACTGTTTGCCTCGTACGACCGTGTCCGCACTGGTCATCGGCGGCGCTCCCTACGAATCCGGCGGATATTGAAGAACATCACGGGCACCACGAGCAGCAGCAGGAACACGGCGATCGCGCTGCCGACGCCCTGGTTGACGTCCGTCCCGAAGGACGACTTGTAGAGCTGGAGCGCGAGCACGTTGGCGTCGTCCTGGGAGGTGCCCGGCGCGATGATGTAGACGAGGTCGAAGATCTTCAAGACGTTGATCATGAGGGTGACGGTGACGACGGCGAGCACCGGAGCCAGCAGCGGCACCGTCACCCGGCGGAAGACCTGCCACTCGTTGGCGCCGTCCACCCGCGCGGCCTCCAGCAGCTCGCGTGGCACGCCGGCGAGCCCGGCCGCGATCAGCACCATCGCGAAGCCCGCCCACATCCAGACGTAGGAGCCGATGATGGCCGGGGTGACCAGGTTCGGTCCGAGCCAGTCCACGCCGTTGTAGGGCTCCTTGAAGTTCGATCCGGGCAGCCGCAGCAGGGCGCCCTCCGCCTCGGCGGGCAGGGTGTAGGTGCCGTCGGCGCGGGTGGTGGCGGTGGCGACGACCTTCCCGTCCCGCACCGCCTCGACCTCGACGTCCGCCAGCCCCTTCTCGCCCCGCTCCAGCACGTTGTGCCGGCCGCCGCCGCGGGTGAAGTCGAACCAGACGGTGCCGGTGATCTTCCCGGGCTCGGCCTTGGCCGCCTTGGCGTCCGCCGCCCCGCGGATGTCGTCGCGCTTGGCCGCGACCAGCGGTACGGCGGTGGGCGCGCCGACCCGCAGCGGCTCGGGAGCGGTGAACGAGCCGCCCCCGGAGTCGGTCAGCCCGGCGTCGGGGCGCGGGTGTGCGCCGGGGAAGGGCGGCGAGTCGGCGAAGGTGTCGTGCACCGTCACCCACATGGCGTTGGCCACGCCCCGGTCCGGGTCCTGCTCGTACACCAGCCGGAAGATGATGCCCGCCGCCAGCATGGAGATCGCCATCGGCATGAAGACGACCAGCTTGAAGGCGGTGCCCCAGCGCACCCGCTCGGTGAGCACCGCGAAGATCAGCCCGAGCGCGGTGGCCACCGAGGGGGCGACGACCACCCAGATGATGTTGTTCTTGACCGCCGTGAGGATGGCGTCGTCGGTGAACACCGTCTCGTAGTTGTCCAGCCCGACGAAGCCGTCACCCGGGGCGTCGAAGAAGCTGCGCCACAGGGAGTAGCCGATCGGATAGACGACGAGGGCGCCGAGCAGCGCCAGCGCGGGCAGCAGGAACAGCGCCACCACCCACGGCCGGGTGCCCATGAGGGTCCGGCGCCTGGCGGTGCGCTTCGTGGCGGACGGGGTGGGGCCGGAGGCGGCCGCGCCGCCCGCTGTCGCGGTCGACATGATGGAGGTCTCCCGGTCGCTCGGGTCGGGTCGGTCGCGTCGTCAGTTCTGGTACGCCTTGGCGGCGTCGGACTCCAGCCGCCGCTGGATGCCGGCCACGTCCTTCGGGTTCTTCAGGAAGTCCTGGAGCGCCTTCCACTCCCCCTGGGCCGGCTTGCCGCCGAAGGCCGCCGGGGCCTGGTCGGACATGTCGAAGCGGAAGTCGTCGCCGGCCTCGATGAGCGAGCCGGCGATCGCGCGGAGTGGGGCGTTGGGGTACGCGTCCAGGTCGAGGTTCTTGTTGGCCGAGACGAAGCCCCCGGCCTCGGCCCAGATGTGGGCGGCGTCCGGCGAGGCGAGGAAGGTCAGCAGCGCCTGCGACGCCTTGGTGTCCTTCAGCGCCACCGCCACATCCCCGCCGGTGACCACGGGCGCCTTGCCGCCGTCCACCGCCGGGAACGGGAAGACCTTCGCCTGGCTGCCCAGGTCCGCGCCGGCGTCGGCGATGTTGGCGGCCACGAAGTCGCCCTCGAAGACCATGCCGGCCTCCGGCTCGGCGGCGTTGGCGAAGGTCCGGGTGACCGACTCCGGGAACTCCGTCTGGAGCGCGCCCTCGCCACCGCCCGCGACCAGGCCCCGGGTGCCCCACAGCTCGGCGAGGGTGGTGAGCGCCCGGGTCACCGTGGGATCGGTCCACTTGATCTCGTGCCGGGCCAGCTGGTCGTACTTCTCCGGCCCCGCCTGGGAGAGGTAGACGTTCTCGAACCAGTCGGTGAGCGTCCAGCCGTCCGCCCCGCCGACCGAGACGGCGTCCACCCCGGAGTCCGAGACCAGCTGGGCGGTGTCCAGGAACTCCCGCCAGGTCTTGGGCGGCTCGGCGCCCGCGTACGCGAAGGCGGCGGTGTTGTACCAGACCAGCGACTTGTTGCTGACCTTGAAGTAGACCCCGTACTGCTTGCCCCGGTGGGCGCCCAGCTCCCGCCAGCCCGGGGAGAAGTTCCTGGCCAGCTGCTCCCGGGTGGCGGCGTCGACCGGCTTGGCCCAGCCCTTCTCGGCGAACTCTCGTAACACGCCGACCTGCTGGAGCATCGCGACGTCCGGTGGGTCGCCACCGGCCATCTTCGAGCCGACGAAGGCCGACATGTCGTCGCCGCTGGGCACGAACGAGACCGAGGCCCCGGTGCGCTTCTCGAACTCCTTGAGGACCTTGCCGAAGCTCTCCTGCTCGGTCCCCGTCCACACGGCGGTCACCTGGAGCTTCTGCCCCTTCAGCTGAGGCAGCCGCACGGTGGTCGGCGCCGGGCTGCCCCCGGCGTCCGCCGCGTCCTCGCCGCCGCAGCCGGTGGTGGCCAGCGCGAGGGCGCCGGCGGCCAGCAGGCCCAGCGCGGCCGTGCGGTGCGGGCGCCTCCGGCGTTGCGGCGAGCCCGGCCGTGTTCGAAGCGGTGTGCGCATCCCCGTCGTCCCTCCACTGTCGGCCGTGCGCGCGTACGACCGCGTCCCGTGCGGACAGTCCTACGCTCCACCTGGGACGCCCGCAATACCGCGATCAAAGTCAACTCACCTATCGTGACCGGCCCGTGATGAAGAGTGACCCTTTTCGGTGAAGGTGTCGAATGGGTTGGCGCGAAAGGGGCTGGAGGGGTGCCGAGGATTTGTGAGGTATGGGGTGACGGCGGGTCTGGTGTTACGTGAGTGGCGGTACGGGAGGCGCCTCGGCGGACTGCGCGGCCCGCTGGAGGGCGCTGGCCAGCAGGGCCAGATCGGTGGGGCCGTTGCCCAGCTCGCGCAGCGGCCGGCGGGTCGGCGGGTCGCCCATCCGCTCCCAGTCCAGCGGCACCACCGTCGGCCGCTGGGTGGCGGTGCGCGGGATGCGCCCGGTCACCCGGCCCGCCTGGAACGGGGTCGCCACGTCGTCGTCCGGGCGGCTCAGCCGGCCCCGGCCGGGGGAGGGCGCGGGGGCGGCCTCCCCGCCGGCGGGCGCCGCCGCCTCGGCGGTCCCGTCGGCGGTCTCCGCACCGGCTGGCGACTCCAGCCCGATCCACAGCCCGGCGCGCTCGACCGCCGCCGTCTCGGCGGTGCGGTCCGGGCGGCCGGACGCGGCTATGAGGTGCACCCCGAGCCGCGCCCCGTCCCGCGCCACGGCCTCCAGCGCCCGGACGACCGAGCCGGCGGCCGGGCGGCCGGGGCTGCCGAGCGCGGGGGCCACCAGCGCGTCGTAGTCGTCGACGAGGACGACGAGCCGGGCCAGCCCGGCGACCGGCGCGGGCATGCGCAGCTGGAGCGTCCGCACGGAGCCGGTGGAGGTGAGGTCGGCGGCGCCGCGGCCGTGGCCGCCGCCGGAGGCGTCGCGGGCGGTGGCCTGTGCGGGCACCCGGTCCGGCGCGCCCGCGGGGGCCGAGGCCGGTGCCGGAGCCGTGGTGGGCGCCGTGGTGGGTGCCGGGGCGGCGGCAGCGGCCCGGTCGGCGTCGGCGGGCTGCCGCTGCGCGACCACCCGTTCGCCGCCGGCCTGCCGCTCGTTCCAGGCGAGGAAGTCCAGCGGGCCCAGCAACTCGGCCCGACGCTTCAACTCCGTGCCCAGCGCCTGCGCGAACTCCCGCATCCGCACCGGGTCGGAGGCCGCCAGATAGGTGGAGACATG
Coding sequences:
- a CDS encoding glycosyltransferase family 39 protein, which gives rise to MRFSVRVAVGVLAPMGVMLALGLWGLDRGAMWRDESATYLVARRTLPEIWRLLGTVDAVHGLYYLLMHGVLAAGRGLAAPVGDTETLLRAPSLLAAVGTAGLVAALGHRLTGRARVGLWAGLLYAATPIVSHYAQEGRPYALVATGAAAATLLLVRAAERHTAGGWAGYGAVVAVTVLLNACAALLLVAHAATLALAHAPRRTWRGWAAAAVGVVAVLAPLLLVSAGQADQVAWIAEPRYPQAKALLYGFAGPSGLVLAVNLALMGVALARPLPPATPLPLPAVALPLALVPPLLLFAASQQEALFHPRYVFFALAGVPLLAAAGAEWLASRMAWRRPVALVGAAAIGLAFLWQFPLHQRERALSSRADNLAVAAAELGRVTRPGDAVLYAPAYERRLALAYPRPVAHLRDVALQAPGPPSGTLYGREVGRRELARRLAPLDRVWLVSEPGPPHGPKPTALAARGFRPGPSLCLADGKLTLYTKAPR
- a CDS encoding bifunctional glycosyltransferase family 2 protein/CDP-glycerol:glycerophosphate glycerophosphotransferase, yielding MPRFSIIVAAYRVQGYLRECLDSALTQSFHDIEVVAVDDRSPDHCGAIIDEYAARDERVVPAHLEVNQGPGRARNAGVARATGDYLLFLDGDDTLAPGTLRGLADRLARTADPDILYFDHVRTYWWDRRESSLFGPLLESAGTDVFSILERPEFLRLFAMSSNRVYRREFYTEHRFAFSEGIYEDALLSYKTMLTAERLACVPLVGLEYRQRRTGASTRSPGEEHFVIFEQYARLFDFLDDRPRLEPLRPALFERAVSHFLFCLDNPSRVAPRDRLRFFQRASGWYLVHVPPGFTAPPEDAERFEALARGSFARYLAREASARPSAGTRWLRRKVRHPLAARAKRALYRVHRRLPLDDRLAVYSAYWNRGVLCNPAAVYYAARELAPHIHGVWVVRPSQLETVPRDVDYVLPGTRGYYQAIARAKYLVNNVNFANDLVKRPGQIHLQTLHGTPLKCMGLDQQHYPAAARGMSFRSLLRRVDRWDYVLSSNQHSSEVWERVYPASYEILEYGYPRNDVYFSAGRAEIAALRAELGIPAERTAILYTPTLRDYQHSFTPRLDLGRVSRALGPDTVLLVRAHYSYGAQADLAGLAEAGLVIDVSAHPRVEDLCLAADALLTDYSSIMFDYADLDRPIVVYADDWELYRATRGVYFDLLSGRPGDTPGAVARTEDELIAVFREGRWNDASATALRAAFRERFCRYDDGRAAERVVRRVLLGETGV
- a CDS encoding bifunctional glycosyltransferase family 2 protein/CDP-glycerol:glycerophosphate glycerophosphotransferase, which gives rise to MPRFSVIVPAYKVQAYLHDCLRSVLTQDHTDLELIAVDDASPDACGAIIDELAAQDPRVRPVHLPENTGLGPARNAGLRQATGDYLLFLDGDDTLAPGALRAIDERLRAIADPEVLLFDYARVYWTGVTVRNVRAGLLAQRGPAGTDVPEVFRLADRPELLRLLMVAWNKAYRRDFIQREGFAFPPGIYEDTPWTYPVLLCARSVATLDRVCVHYRQRRRGSILRTTSHAHFDVFDQYDRVFAFVDSRPELAHWRPVLFQRMLEHLSAIYAAPGRLPPGTRADFARRTRAHHRRHHTHGALGRAARRRIRLRSTLLRLGACRAYGFLSAARRLWRGGRRLAGGCYRALRTGVLRAHYLLQRHRRLDPRLAVFAAYWHRGYACNPAAIEAEVRRLAPHLRTAWITGEAYAHTLPPGVRRIQPGSAAYWTALARARFLVNNVNFTDRLRKRPGQIHLQTHHGTPLKHMGLDLQDHPAAAHAMDFERLLKRVDRWDYSLSANRHSTLTWERVYPSGYTTLGYGYPRNDVYQRATAEDVRRIRAALGIAPHATAVLYAPTHRDYARDHAPRLDVGRVAHALGPQFTLLVRAHYFADGGQGPGVEGGAAGAAGVIDVSAHGSVEELCLAADALITDYSSLMVDYANLDRPIVVYADDWDAYRATRGVYLDLTGEDAPGPVCRTEDELIAVFREGGWRESTAAGRRTAFRERFCPWDDGRAAERVVRRVFLGETDDGPPVVPLADRTPAPAARPHGPPAVTLDVVSRR
- a CDS encoding carbohydrate ABC transporter permease translates to MTSADTVVRGKQSLPARIAARAGGGATRIFLILVGLFWLLPTVGLLLSSLRDPADVDVSGWWKVFDDPGQLTFGAYEDLLNNERITDSLWTTAAITVPATVLVVLIGALAGYAFAWMDFPGRDWWFLLVVGLLVVPVQVALIPVAKLFGEIGIFETTTGVVLFHTAFGLPFAIFLLRNFFAEIPRELLEAARLDGAGELRLFFRVVLPLGGPAIASLGIFQFLWVWNDMLVALIFADSGNPPITVALQQQVRQFGNNIDVLGPGAFISMVVPLAVFFAFQRQFVSGVMAGAVK
- a CDS encoding sugar ABC transporter permease — protein: MSTATAGGAAASGPTPSATKRTARRRTLMGTRPWVVALFLLPALALLGALVVYPIGYSLWRSFFDAPGDGFVGLDNYETVFTDDAILTAVKNNIIWVVVAPSVATALGLIFAVLTERVRWGTAFKLVVFMPMAISMLAAGIIFRLVYEQDPDRGVANAMWVTVHDTFADSPPFPGAHPRPDAGLTDSGGGSFTAPEPLRVGAPTAVPLVAAKRDDIRGAADAKAAKAEPGKITGTVWFDFTRGGGRHNVLERGEKGLADVEVEAVRDGKVVATATTRADGTYTLPAEAEGALLRLPGSNFKEPYNGVDWLGPNLVTPAIIGSYVWMWAGFAMVLIAAGLAGVPRELLEAARVDGANEWQVFRRVTVPLLAPVLAVVTVTLMINVLKIFDLVYIIAPGTSQDDANVLALQLYKSSFGTDVNQGVGSAIAVFLLLLVVPVMFFNIRRIRRERRR